A section of the Babylonia areolata isolate BAREFJ2019XMU chromosome 1, ASM4173473v1, whole genome shotgun sequence genome encodes:
- the LOC143292679 gene encoding 3'-5' RNA nuclease TATDN2-like codes for MRLEAGSSLTAVLNATFVPAGKEVRLVGSCASFCDPRTYPTSQELEAFPAEMEVAVGLHPRHCVAPPQCGQSLVPERLRELVRSPRVRAFGEIGLDHSLPSQTWHWQMSALEELLGFVEACHVLVLYCRSMSEDKGTEAYMLLLRILWKRRVPQNQWICLHCFTGDHYVRDEWLAVFPNTYFSFTKRVARFEQYQVTALRGIPRDHLLLETDAPYFPLVPGERWSEPSQLYVVAESVATHLNTTPEGLLEESTTNAFRFFSQAAPMATLVGLNTAATHIVA; via the exons ATGCGGCTTGAGGCTGGCTCTAGCCTGACTGCAGTGCTGAATGCCACGTTCGTCCCAGCTGGGAAAGAGGTCCGACTAGTAGGATCATGCGCCTCCTTCTGTGACCCCAGAACTTACCCCACGTCACAGGAGTTAGAAGCCTTCCCAGCTGAAATGGAAGTTGCTGTTGGGCTCCATCCACGACATTGTGTGGCACCACCTCAATGCGGGCAGAGCCTAGTGCCAGAGCGGCTTCGGGAGTTGGTTCGGTCCCCCCGAGTGAGAGCTTTTGGGGAAATAGGCCTGGATCACTCCCTGCCCTCACAAACCTGGCactggcagatgagcgccttGGAGGAGCTGCTGGGGTTCGTGGAGGCCTGCCATGTCCTCGTCCTTTATTGCCGCAGTATGTCTGAAGACAAGGGCACTGAGGCATACATGCTGCTACTGAGGATCCTCTGGAAGCGGCGGGTGCCGCAAAATCAATGGATTTGCCTCCACTGTTTCACGGGGGATCACTACGTGAGGGATGAGTGGCTGGCGGTATTTCCCAACACCTACTTCAGCTTCACCAAACGCGTTGCCCGCTTCGAACAGTACCAGGTGACTGCATTGAGGGGAATCCCAAGGGACCATCTTCTTCTCGAAACGGACGCCCCCTATTTCCCTCTAGTACCGGGGGAACGGTGGTCAGAGCCAAGCCAGCTCTACGTGGTGGCTGAAAGCGTGGCCACTCATCTCAACACCACACCAGAAGGGCTGTTGGAGGAGTCTACCACCAACGCCTTCCGGTTCTTCTCCCA GGCGGCGCCCATGGCAACACTGGTGGGCCTCAACACGGCAGCAACCCACATTGTGGCATGA